One Algibacter sp. L3A6 genomic region harbors:
- a CDS encoding class I SAM-dependent methyltransferase yields MTKKVKKPWPTKDAMNQIYKLNLWGGSEFDFYSGSGSHDPDIINPFLDVLTAFLELHNRTLTVCDLGCGDFNIGKQLAQFTKKYIAVDIVESLIERNKQIHQADNLEFHCLDLAKDKLPKADCIILRQVLQHLSNLEIISLVKKLEHYKFIILTEHIPLAPFTPNKDIISGQGIRLKQNSGVNLLEAPFNLEVKKETLLDEYILNDKKGRIVTTLYKMF; encoded by the coding sequence GTGACTAAAAAAGTTAAAAAACCATGGCCAACTAAAGATGCCATGAATCAGATTTATAAATTGAACCTTTGGGGTGGTAGTGAATTCGATTTCTATTCCGGATCTGGCTCTCACGATCCTGATATTATAAATCCGTTTTTAGATGTTTTAACCGCTTTTTTAGAATTGCACAACAGAACTTTAACAGTCTGCGATTTGGGTTGCGGTGATTTTAATATTGGAAAACAGCTTGCTCAATTCACCAAAAAATATATTGCCGTTGATATTGTTGAAAGCCTTATTGAGAGAAATAAACAAATACACCAAGCTGATAATTTAGAATTCCACTGCCTAGATCTCGCGAAAGACAAACTACCGAAGGCCGACTGTATTATTCTCCGTCAAGTATTACAGCATTTATCTAACCTAGAAATAATAAGCCTAGTTAAAAAGCTAGAACATTACAAGTTTATTATTTTAACAGAACATATACCCCTCGCTCCATTTACTCCAAATAAAGATATTATTTCTGGGCAAGGAATCAGGCTGAAACAGAATAGCGGCGTTAACTTACTAGAAGCACCTTTTAATTTAGAAGTTAAAAAAGAAACACTGCTTGATGAGTACATTTTAAATGACAAGAAAGGACGGATTGTTACAACCCTATATAAAATGTTTTAA
- a CDS encoding MGH1-like glycoside hydrolase domain-containing protein, which produces MADKNPESERLATPNNYKNWKNWGPYLAERQWGTVREDYSEHGESWEFIDHEKARSNAYRWGEEGIGGFCDAKEILCLAPAFWNGQDTILKERLFGLTNNQGNHGEDVKELYFHQVSTPTHSYNKYLYKYPHCKFPYSDLVEGNRKGRDEDEYEILDTGCFKDNAYFDCFIEYAKGDIEDILMKVTVVNRGSKAADIHILPHLWFRNVWKHNKKFERPIIKSTKEGCAQSSSSRNGEYYLYHENGKPLYCENETNNERIYNVKNEVPYVKDGIHEHVVNKKNTVNPKNTGSKMAVWHKFSLKAGEEKSVKIRLSKNEINNPWEAFDSIFELRKAECEEFYADIIKKDLPEARQDLAKKAFSGLLWTKQFYYFDVFKWLFGGPGENKPNRTNMRNYSWQHLTNRHIISMPDKWEYPWYAAWDLAFHMASFVEIDPYFAKDQLLLVLQENYMHPNGQIPAYEWNFSDVNPPVHSYAVWKVYEKDKQKTGKGDLEFLEKAFQKLMINYTWWVNQKDKNGTDLFEGGFLGLDNIGVFDRNHMPEGITRMQQADATSWMAMFSINMLRMSLELAKNNKVYEEPAVKFFRHFLNIAWAMHHIGKKDISLWDDDDNFYYDVVEMDNGRTERLRVRSLVGVIPMFAVEIINKDLFEELKEFRRRANNIIKTRPDLASLISNLEKANKDGNFMFSIMRGFRLEHLLKRLLDEDEFLSDFGIRSLSKYHEKHPFVFNHNGHHQIQYEPGESRSNMFGGNSNWRGPIWMPLNYMIIQSLRKYYEFYGDEYTYEFPTGSGNKLNLKQIANELTKRLIKLFEPNEDGKYQYHSDDPDKVFTNDEYFKKEHFFYEFFDGNTGRGLGASHQTGWTSLIANLIMEMDED; this is translated from the coding sequence ATGGCTGATAAAAACCCAGAATCGGAACGCTTAGCAACACCTAACAATTACAAAAACTGGAAAAACTGGGGACCATATTTAGCAGAAAGACAGTGGGGAACTGTTAGAGAAGATTATAGTGAGCACGGAGAATCGTGGGAATTTATCGACCATGAAAAAGCTAGAAGTAACGCCTATAGATGGGGAGAAGAAGGTATAGGTGGTTTTTGCGATGCTAAAGAAATTCTATGTTTAGCCCCTGCTTTTTGGAATGGGCAAGACACCATTTTAAAAGAACGTCTATTTGGCCTTACCAACAACCAAGGAAACCATGGAGAAGATGTTAAAGAACTTTATTTCCATCAAGTATCCACACCAACACATTCATACAATAAGTACCTATACAAGTATCCGCATTGCAAATTTCCTTACAGCGATTTAGTAGAAGGAAATAGAAAAGGGCGAGACGAGGACGAATATGAAATATTAGACACAGGCTGCTTTAAAGACAATGCCTATTTTGATTGTTTTATTGAATACGCAAAAGGAGATATCGAAGATATTTTAATGAAGGTCACTGTTGTAAATAGAGGCTCGAAAGCAGCCGATATTCATATATTACCGCATTTATGGTTTAGAAATGTATGGAAACACAATAAAAAATTTGAACGTCCAATTATAAAATCCACAAAAGAAGGTTGTGCACAATCTAGCAGCAGTAGAAATGGAGAATATTATTTGTATCATGAAAACGGAAAACCTTTATATTGTGAAAATGAAACCAATAACGAACGTATTTATAATGTAAAAAATGAAGTTCCTTATGTTAAAGATGGTATTCACGAACACGTTGTAAATAAAAAAAACACTGTAAACCCAAAAAATACGGGTTCTAAAATGGCCGTTTGGCATAAGTTTAGCTTAAAAGCTGGCGAAGAAAAAAGTGTTAAAATACGCCTTAGCAAAAATGAAATAAATAATCCGTGGGAAGCGTTTGATTCTATTTTTGAACTAAGAAAAGCAGAATGTGAAGAATTTTATGCTGATATAATAAAAAAAGATTTACCTGAAGCAAGACAAGACCTTGCTAAAAAAGCTTTTTCAGGATTATTATGGACTAAGCAGTTTTATTATTTTGATGTTTTTAAATGGCTTTTTGGAGGACCAGGAGAAAATAAACCGAACAGAACCAACATGCGGAATTACAGTTGGCAACACCTTACCAATAGACATATTATTTCTATGCCCGACAAATGGGAATACCCTTGGTATGCCGCTTGGGATTTAGCGTTTCACATGGCCTCGTTTGTAGAAATCGACCCCTATTTCGCCAAAGATCAATTACTATTGGTATTACAAGAAAACTACATGCACCCTAACGGTCAAATCCCTGCTTACGAATGGAACTTTAGCGATGTTAACCCGCCTGTACACAGTTATGCTGTATGGAAAGTATATGAAAAGGATAAACAAAAAACAGGAAAAGGAGATCTTGAATTTTTAGAAAAAGCATTCCAAAAACTTATGATTAACTACACATGGTGGGTTAACCAAAAAGATAAAAACGGAACAGATCTATTTGAAGGCGGTTTTTTAGGCTTAGATAATATTGGTGTTTTCGACAGAAACCACATGCCCGAAGGTATCACAAGAATGCAACAAGCAGATGCTACCAGCTGGATGGCTATGTTCTCTATTAATATGTTGCGCATGTCTCTTGAGCTTGCTAAAAACAATAAAGTTTACGAAGAGCCTGCTGTTAAGTTTTTTAGACATTTTTTGAATATCGCTTGGGCCATGCACCATATTGGAAAAAAAGATATTTCACTTTGGGATGATGATGATAATTTCTATTACGATGTGGTTGAAATGGATAACGGCAGAACCGAACGACTAAGAGTTCGTTCTTTAGTAGGTGTTATCCCCATGTTTGCAGTAGAAATTATTAACAAAGATTTATTTGAAGAATTAAAAGAATTTAGAAGAAGAGCAAATAATATTATAAAAACACGACCAGATTTAGCCTCTCTAATTTCGAACTTAGAAAAAGCCAACAAAGACGGAAACTTCATGTTTTCTATTATGCGAGGCTTTAGATTAGAACACTTATTAAAACGTTTGCTGGATGAAGACGAATTTCTATCAGATTTCGGAATTCGTTCACTTTCAAAATATCATGAAAAACATCCTTTCGTATTTAACCACAATGGACACCACCAAATTCAATATGAGCCTGGAGAAAGCCGCTCTAACATGTTTGGAGGCAACTCAAATTGGCGCGGACCGATTTGGATGCCCTTAAATTACATGATTATCCAATCGTTACGTAAATACTACGAGTTTTATGGCGATGAATACACTTATGAATTTCCAACAGGTTCAGGCAACAAACTTAATCTAAAGCAAATTGCTAATGAACTAACTAAAAGATTAATAAAACTTTTTGAACCGAATGAAGATGGTAAATACCAATACCACTCAGATGATCCTGACAAGGTTTTCACTAATGATGAATATTTTAAAAAGGAACACTTTTTCTACGAATTTTTTGATGGCAATACAGGCAGAGGACTTGGAGCATCTCACCAAACAGGATGGACATCTCTTATTGCCAATTTAATTATGGAAATGGACGAGGACTAA
- a CDS encoding queuosine precursor transporter codes for MTLKDKLAAQRIYMLLGALFITSLVVSNLIFQKFFYWHPFDVEIFGSKLFEVSVGILPYPITFLITDLISEIYGKKRANQIVTAGIFASFFSLLIVYVSSIVPATPWSPVKDNMFNTVFGNTVLAVFASMMAYLFAQFIDIQIYHFWKQLTKGKHLWLRNNFSTFLSQFVDTFTVVGLLCVFEIIAWDRFLGLLLSGFLFKVIIAFLDTPFLYLGVFLFRKRFNLKINQEIDLL; via the coding sequence ATGACTTTAAAAGACAAACTCGCTGCCCAACGAATTTACATGCTTTTGGGAGCCTTATTTATTACCTCATTAGTAGTTTCTAATCTTATTTTTCAGAAGTTTTTTTACTGGCATCCTTTTGATGTTGAAATTTTTGGATCTAAACTTTTCGAAGTTTCTGTTGGCATACTACCCTACCCTATTACTTTTTTAATCACCGATTTAATAAGTGAAATTTATGGAAAAAAGCGCGCCAACCAAATTGTGACAGCCGGAATTTTCGCTTCGTTTTTCTCACTTTTAATTGTTTACGTTTCTAGCATTGTTCCTGCAACACCATGGTCTCCTGTAAAAGACAACATGTTTAACACCGTATTTGGAAATACCGTTTTAGCTGTATTTGCAAGCATGATGGCCTATTTATTTGCTCAATTTATAGATATTCAAATTTATCATTTCTGGAAACAACTTACAAAAGGCAAACATTTATGGCTTCGGAATAATTTTTCAACCTTCTTATCTCAATTTGTTGATACCTTTACCGTAGTTGGATTGCTTTGTGTTTTCGAAATTATTGCCTGGGATCGCTTTTTAGGTTTACTACTAAGTGGTTTTCTATTTAAAGTAATTATTGCATTTTTAGATACTCCTTTTTTATATTTAGGCGTATTTTTGTTTAGAAAACGATTCAATTTAAAAATAAACCAAGAAATAGATTTACTTTAG
- a CDS encoding cupin domain-containing protein, translating into MKINLKLSILAALLFAAAAVYAQEIPIKHLDMEMQENQQEQSKNILTDEIDGVTTEHITINSNITQKVDINDTHKTIYLFITGNATLTSGGKTYEIVPETIMLPNSVDDIEFKANENETLHYLKISVLQTELDIVDIKTFPKENVDTIYFKQFTDCESYTEPIKSPQTTSRTILPNKYIPRVAMGTVRTIGPDKVGAHVHGMLEQLFLGLTDNNSVVYADEAQVDFPEYSLLHIPRGSSHSVSVEADNEMYYVWMDFFVDKDGEAWLETHNKEEK; encoded by the coding sequence ATGAAAATTAATTTAAAATTATCCATTTTAGCAGCGCTTCTTTTCGCTGCTGCTGCAGTTTACGCGCAAGAAATCCCTATCAAACATCTCGATATGGAAATGCAAGAAAACCAGCAAGAACAAAGTAAAAACATTTTAACCGATGAGATTGACGGCGTCACCACCGAACACATTACCATTAATAGCAACATTACCCAAAAGGTAGATATTAATGACACGCACAAAACCATTTATTTATTTATAACTGGTAATGCAACATTAACTTCTGGTGGTAAAACTTACGAGATTGTACCGGAAACTATTATGTTACCGAACAGTGTTGATGATATTGAATTTAAAGCTAATGAGAACGAAACACTACATTACCTTAAAATATCGGTTTTACAAACGGAATTAGATATTGTTGATATTAAAACGTTCCCGAAAGAAAACGTAGATACTATTTACTTTAAACAGTTTACAGATTGCGAATCGTACACCGAACCTATTAAAAGTCCGCAAACAACTAGTAGAACTATATTACCTAACAAATATATACCTAGAGTAGCCATGGGAACGGTTAGAACTATTGGCCCAGATAAAGTTGGGGCACACGTACATGGTATGCTTGAACAATTATTTTTAGGTCTTACAGATAACAACAGCGTTGTTTATGCTGATGAAGCTCAGGTTGATTTTCCTGAATACTCTTTATTGCATATTCCAAGAGGTTCGAGCCACTCGGTGAGTGTAGAAGCTGATAATGAAATGTATTATGTTTGGATGGATTTCTTTGTTGATAAAGACGGAGAAGCTTGGCTAGAAACACACAACAAAGAAGAAAAATAA
- the folK gene encoding 2-amino-4-hydroxy-6-hydroxymethyldihydropteridine diphosphokinase → MTKPRIFHIALGSNKGDKFKNLQNAVDAIFRQIGNTKLISKVYKSAALGFESDDFLNCCLVLESDLQPHDVLGMLLAIEIELGRTRKLKNEYEARVIDLDVVFAEEQIINTETLQVPHPEMHKRKFVLMPLNDLAPKLKHAKLNKTVSELLEVCEDKSVLEPLNIWLKNPSKTLDFSKYNYIAIEGNIGAGKTSLANKIAQDFNARLLMERFADNPFLPKFYKDAQRYAFTLEMSFLADRYQQISEDLAQLDLFTQFVVSDYDVFKSLIFSKITLNTDEYGLYRKLFYLMYKDIPKPELYVYLYQNTTRLQENIKKRGRDYEQNIADDYLEKINSGYLEFLKSQKDFNVKIIDISDRDFVANRSDYLWVLGEICSE, encoded by the coding sequence ATGACGAAACCAAGAATATTTCATATTGCATTAGGAAGTAATAAAGGCGATAAATTTAAAAATTTACAAAACGCCGTAGATGCTATTTTTCGGCAAATTGGTAATACAAAGTTAATTTCTAAAGTATATAAATCTGCTGCTTTAGGTTTTGAAAGTGACGATTTTTTAAATTGCTGCTTGGTTTTAGAAAGTGATTTACAGCCACATGATGTTTTGGGTATGCTTTTGGCTATTGAAATAGAATTAGGACGTACTCGTAAATTAAAAAACGAGTATGAAGCGCGAGTAATAGATTTGGATGTTGTTTTTGCAGAAGAACAAATAATAAACACCGAAACTTTGCAGGTTCCGCATCCAGAAATGCATAAGCGTAAGTTTGTTTTAATGCCACTCAACGATTTGGCGCCTAAATTAAAGCATGCTAAACTTAATAAAACCGTATCGGAGTTGTTAGAGGTTTGTGAAGATAAGTCGGTTTTAGAACCTTTAAATATTTGGCTTAAAAACCCTAGTAAAACCCTAGATTTTTCTAAATATAATTATATTGCAATAGAAGGTAATATTGGTGCGGGTAAAACCAGTTTGGCAAATAAAATAGCGCAAGATTTTAATGCAAGATTACTTATGGAGCGTTTTGCAGATAATCCGTTTTTACCTAAGTTTTATAAAGATGCACAGCGTTATGCGTTTACCTTAGAAATGTCTTTTTTAGCAGATCGATATCAGCAAATTTCAGAAGATTTAGCACAACTCGATTTATTCACGCAATTTGTTGTTAGCGATTATGATGTTTTTAAATCGCTTATTTTTTCTAAAATAACATTGAATACGGATGAGTATGGATTATATAGAAAGTTGTTTTACTTAATGTATAAGGATATCCCGAAGCCAGAGCTTTATGTTTATCTATACCAAAACACCACACGTTTACAAGAAAATATTAAAAAACGTGGACGCGATTACGAGCAAAATATTGCCGACGATTATTTGGAGAAGATTAACTCTGGATATTTAGAGTTTTTAAAAAGTCAGAAAGATTTTAATGTGAAAATTATTGATATTTCCGATAGAGATTTTGTTGCAAACAGAAGTGATTACCTTTGGGTTTTGGGTGAAATTTGTAGTGAATAA
- a CDS encoding RNA methyltransferase, with protein MRKLKNNELDRLSVDAFKEAEKTPIIIILDNIRSLNNIGSVFRTSDAFLVEKIYLCGITATPPHKDIHKTALGSTDTVAWEHVENTIDLVEKLKADKVKICSIEQAENATMLNNFTPEENTKYALVFGNEVKGVAQNVVSASDVVIEIPQYGTKHSLNISVSCGVVVWDIFSKLVNQFN; from the coding sequence ATGCGTAAATTAAAAAATAACGAGCTAGACAGACTGAGTGTTGATGCTTTTAAGGAGGCTGAAAAAACACCTATTATTATTATTCTAGATAATATTAGAAGTTTAAATAATATTGGCTCGGTATTTAGAACCAGTGATGCCTTTTTGGTTGAGAAAATTTACCTCTGTGGTATTACGGCAACGCCACCACATAAGGACATCCATAAAACGGCACTTGGAAGCACGGACACCGTAGCTTGGGAACACGTTGAAAACACCATAGATTTGGTTGAAAAACTTAAAGCTGATAAAGTAAAAATCTGTTCTATTGAGCAAGCTGAAAACGCAACGATGCTTAACAATTTTACTCCAGAGGAGAATACGAAATACGCACTTGTTTTTGGTAACGAAGTTAAGGGTGTGGCACAAAATGTGGTTAGCGCTAGCGATGTGGTTATTGAGATTCCACAGTACGGCACAAAACACTCTTTGAATATTTCTGTGAGTTGTGGTGTTGTTGTTTGGGATATATTTAGTAAATTGGTAAACCAATTTAACTAA